ggattctttagcttggaaatcatttgacagtaaatttccaagctttgcaagcgatccttggaatgtgaggcttgggctagcatctaatggatttaatccttttaaaatcaagAGTACTTCATACAGTACTTGGCCtatagtgcttgttccttacaatttgtcTCTGTGGATTTGCATAAAGCAATCTTCTTTTATCTTATTTATGATTATCCCTGGAAAGAAAGGTCTTGAGAATGATATTAACATTTATATGTAGCCACTTGTTGAAGAGTTGAAATAGTTATGGGCGGGTGTTGAAACATGTGATGTCTTGAGAAATGAGAACTTttatttacgtgcagctttattgTAGACTATTAATAATGTCCCGGCTTATTCTAATTTATCTGGTTGGAGTACCAAAATACATTATACTTGTCCTTGTTGTGCGGTGCAAACATGTTTGGAATGGTTATAATGGGAAGTTCTTTTATATGAGGCATTGTTGCTGGTTAGAtagaaatcataaatttagatttcaaagGACTCTATTTGATAGTACTAAGGAGTTCAGAGAAGCTTTTGGGtagaccattggatctgaaatcttattcatgttaaaagatatcaattttaGTTATTGGAAAATGAATCAACCACCCAACACACAAACAAAGAGAAGACCGGGGGAGGTGTATGTTGGCGATGTTGACCGACagattgatgatgaatctgatgaagaggatgatcctaatgaggcggacttATGGAAAAAtagaagtattttttttgagttgccttatttgGACCATCACATTTTGcgacacaatcttgatgtcatgcatattgaaaaACATGTTTGCAAGAACATTATCgggacaattttaaatgtcgataaaaaatttaaagacaATCTTTAGAGTCGACTTGAtctagttgacatgagaattcaaCGTGATCTTCATCCCTAATTACTTCCGAATAGAAAGTCTTGGTTACTGCTTTCTATTTTTGCAATgccgaagaaagaaaaagaagtattttgcacggtgttgaaggatataaaggtcccagatgcatatgcatcaaatatatctcgatgtgtgagtcttaaagattgaataatatattccttaaaatcacatgattatcacatcttgatgcaagatttactacCAGTTGTTTTACGGTGTTGTATGTCAAAAAAGGTGACGTCTTGTATAATTGAattatccaatataatgaaatcTATTTATGGCAAAATTTTGattgttgaagaacttgagaaagtaaaAGATCGAGCCACcttaattttatgcaatttggagaagatctttccatcttcgttcttcactattatggtgcactttctaatccatctccctcatgaAGCAAAACTTGGTGGACCAGTTTTCTATcggtggatgtatcctatagagagGTGCTAATTTAATTGTAAAGTTttcatttattcatgaatatacCTTTAGTTGcaacttttgataatgttgtatatcgtgtttaggttcctatgcaaattgaagtcttattatCGTAATAAGCGTTATTTAGAAGGATCAATTACTAAAGGTTACTTGGTAAATGAGTGTATGactttctgttctagatatttagaagatgttgaaacaagactaaatagaccaagtagaaatgtcgAAACTTATCTATTTCGAAGTTATGGAGAACTAATTGGTAAAGTTGAAATTGTACACTTAAATGATAGATCTTGggtacaagcacatcgatatgttctttttcaccatgattcaattgaaccattacgCAAGTACGGTTTAGAATTTGACaaatattcatctttttaatttgtttatctCCTAACCAAGTAATACACTTTTTAACGTAGTGAGTACAACAAGTCTTGAGATCTCATTCATGCTCCCAAAGATTACAACATTGAGAGATTCATAAGTTATTCaaagaatcttttcatgaatggttagggAAAACGGTATGGAACTGAAGCTTtcattgacaaataataatgttttcgtataacatttataattaatcaatttactttcaattcaataggtttggagtggaaagaacgtcaatgacgaagttaaatgacTTTCCTAAGGTCCGAATaaagtagtaaaaagatatactGCCTTCCTCATTAATGGATTCTAGTTTCATACAAAATTTCGCAAAAGATTGAGGAggactcaaaattgtggaatagttgttaattttttaattacaagttatgctagtgctagggacagtaatcctgttgagggaaatgtggagtattacagACTTCTTACTGACATTATTAAGTTAGATTACTATGGCAAACGGAAGATTGTCTTATTTCAATGTGATtaggctgatgttaatactgctcgcggaattaaaaaaagaccaatttggttttacaatggtgaacttGTCTCGATTAATTCACACTAGACAACAATTGATAGACGAGCCGTAGGTATTTTCTTTTCAAGTCAAACAAGTATTTcactcgaaagatccaactgatgagggttggtacgttcTACTCcgtaacacccctagagacttgtttgacatgggcaatagaagtagagatgacatcaaTGAAAGATCTTAAACTTTTCTTTTTacagaacaaaacttaaatgaaactatccctagtactagtacacaatttcaatgggttcgccaggatgtggatgaagatatttacgaatcatgatgtagtaagattttacgattttttaattatatgtaatattatagtTTAAATCTTGATAttgttaaatatttcaactattttatatgtactattattgttgtaattggTTACTAATATTTCAACAATTTTATGTATATTGTAGATAAAATGTCTAGAAGAAGATTATGAGATCTAAGTATTATTCAAATTcctctaaattaaaaaaaaaaaatagtgaacaaCAGATTGCTATTGGATCTTCGAGTGTTCCGAATACAACTAATGAACCTACAGAAATTCAAAGTAATAGTAATTTTAATTTACATgcatgttgacttttattattgatttttgtttcaaatcttATATTATAATGTATCATTTTTttagctgaaagtggtgggatgCGCAAAACTTGAGGATGTAcgttattaaatgttttatacgAGTTAAATTCTATCGAGCGTGTCAGAGTAGCTAGAAACAGTCTTGGTTAGCCTATTGGatcagaagctcgacttttagcaggatacttgggcattatagcacaAAATGCCAATTTGTTGTCTATAAACTACGAGTCATGGCATCTTATGTTtgatagtaacaaaaatcaagctctcgataatattaaggtaataaggtgaatgtaatttataatactttggtttaagttttatttatatttactttctaaacttgtgttatttgtaggagagatttgctttagaggtcttgGATAATTATGTGAAGAAGGCATTAGGAAAAAAAGGAAAGACCATAAAAGTGATTTAAAGaaggaatattttaagaaaaatatcagCCTCGAAGACAAATTACGAAATGTCTCGCCGGCAGTtatattttggaattcaaagaaatgagaggtattacgtacttccaaactcttatattatttttgtttatagtatttactatatacgtaataataatttcataatgtcGAATCATGAGCAAGTTGGAACTACAagtaggcaaaaacaaaaattcacgcacgtAGCCGGGTtgaaaagttttgcttgtgtagctgatgatgaggtattttgaatttattaattgtgtcaaatattaatcactttctattaaataatatttttcctactatattgtaggaactgTCGtttggtcaaaaagttggacgccttcagctttttgacattacatatagaaagaaagatggatctcttaTGACTACTGAAGctgcagaaattatggtatatttacttaataaaatttaaattattttaaatatttatcatgttttattataatggtttaatttttcatttgtaatgcaaataatgttaagttatgttgcatttgttttgattatatatttcatttctaactctttgattaatttattaagagaaactaaaggataaaagGGCGGAGTATGAAGTGATCGTTTcaagtgatagttctgttaatcttgacaACATTGATAACTgaattattactgaagttttaggtcctgaaaggtatggtcaGGTTCGATTCCAACGATCTTTCTTTAacccaacccaatattttggatccagctcACAGCAATACATGTCTTTGAGGAATCAGGCTCAAGTTAAAGTTCAGAGATTAAGAGACTAGATGGCTCATATGCAAACGTGCAAAGTTGAGCAAATTTCTCAACTTAAAGTGGAGGCATCGTCAAGAGAAGCAGAggctcaaagaaaatatgaagaactccagctaCAACTTAAAGTAGAAGTAGCAGTGAGGGAAACAGAAAATATGACGAATTCTGGCTATAGCTTCAGAATATGATAAAGATGTTTCAACAGTCATAGAATCCACCATCTTAGACGTTTGTTTTCTTATTGTGAGAATATTATAtaacttttaaatataatatattttgttatttcatttattaatttagatcatatacatatttctttcgttggatttgaagtatcatttagatttatagtttttggttggatttgatgTTATTGGAAATTATGTTGACAATTTGGGttctatatgaatgaaaatgggtTGGTAAAAAATTGCTAAAGTTAGTGCCGTTTTTCCACAAACGCTGCCAAAGAACATAACTTTTAGCAGCGCTTTTACTAAAAACGTTGCTAAAgaacatgacttttagcggcgtttttagggAAAGAGCCATTAAAGTTCATGTTCTTTAGTGGTGTTTGTGGGAGCAGCGTTTTTCTACATAAACGCTGCaaaatttagcggcgttttttgtgaTGCTTATCAAAACACCACAAATTGTTTTAGCGGCAccgctaaaaacctattttgctgtagtgttaatagaaatggataaaaaaaaa
The Gossypium arboreum isolate Shixiya-1 chromosome 10, ASM2569848v2, whole genome shotgun sequence genome window above contains:
- the LOC108489474 gene encoding uncharacterized protein LOC108489474, giving the protein MSRRQLYFGIQRNERYYVLPNSYIIFVYSIYYIRNNNFIMSNHEQVGTTSRQKQKFTHVAGLKSFACVADDEELSFGQKVGRLQLFDITYRKKDGSLMTTEAAEIMLTAIHVFEESGSS